Below is a genomic region from Bacteroidota bacterium.
GGAGTAGTGAAAGAAAACGTAGGCAGGATGCGGATTCAGATTACTCAAATTATTCACGGAAAGTTTTTTGAGCGCTGATTTCAATGCTTCCGCATCGTAATGTGTTCCCGCGTAACGGTCGGCTGCATATTCATGTTTGCGCGAAATATAGTTTGTTGCCAGCGAGAGAAGCATCGAAAAAGGGCTGTACAGCAAGGCGAATCCCAGTGCACCCATATGGAAACTCGCGGCTTTTCCGCCAAGTGCCATCGAAATCTCAGGCAACGAAAGAAACAGCCCGAGAAGGTATAACATCAAGCCGGTTTCGGCCACCGAAATCAGAAGACCGTTAAGTGTATGCTTCTTTTTGTAATGACCAATCTCATGTGCCAGCACAGCCACGAGTTCTGGAACCGTATGGTCGTTAATCAGCGTGTCATATAATACAATTCTTTTGCGCGGACCAAGCCCTGCAAAATAAGCATTGGCTTTGCGCGAACGTTTTGAACCATCAATGACATAAATATTTGCCAATTTAAAACCTACGTTCATGCTGAAATCTTCAATAGCCGTGCGCAGTTCGCCTTCGGGAAGCGGCGTCTGTTTGTTGAACAGCGGCACTATCAGCGATGAGTAGAACATGTTCATAAATATCATGAAAGCGGTAACCACTGCCCAGGCAATCAGCCAGAACCAGTTTTCACTCAGGGTATATATCCATATTACCAAAGCGCCGATTCCTCCGCCAATCAACAATCCAAGCAACCAACCTTTAATTTTATCCATTAAAAAAGTAAAGCCGCTGGTACGGTTAAACCCAAAATTCTGTTCAATTACAAAAACATGATACAGTGAAAACGGAAGCGAAAGTAAATCTGAGGCAAAGGCGAGAATACCAAAAAAGACCAGAGCGCTTACAATAACATTTGCAGAAATTAAAACGGTCCATGAGTCAACTACGGCAAACCCACCCAGAAAAAGCATCAACAGCATTATTAAAAACGAAAAACCGCCGCTTATCTGCCCGAATTTGTTGTTGACCTTCAGGTAGCGCTGCGATTTTTCGTACTTTTCTGCATCATAAATTCCTGCAAGCTCCGCAGGTAACGACTTGCTCCAACGTTTTGAATTCAGATAATCCAAAAATCTATCGAGCAGATAGTTAAAGCAAATTATAATTGTGATGATGATGAAAATAGATTCAGGAGATATCATGTTCCGGCTCAGTCTTTATCCTTGCCGGCTTTTTTGGCTTCGGTAATTTTAATCTCCATTTCTTCTTTCTTCTCGTTGTAGTCGATGCCAATTACATCGCCGGGGTTCAGTTTACTTTTGATAATCTCTTCGGCCAATACATCTTCGATATATTTCTGGATGGCCCTTTTGAGCGGACGTGCTCCGAAGTTCGGATCCCAGCCTTTATCTACAATCAGGTCTTTGGCCTTGGTGGTTACTTTAAGTTTGAATCCCATAGATTTTACGCGCTCTTCGAGGTACGACAGCTCTATGTCAATGATACGATGTATATCTTCACGTTTGATATCGTCAAACACCACAACATCATCAATACGGTTCAAAAACTCGGGCGCAAATGCTTTTTTAAGCGCATTTTCAATAACACTGCGCTGGTAGCCCGATTTATTCGATTCTTTGGAAGTTGTATTAAATCCAACGCCCGAACCAAATTCTTTGAGCTGTCTCGAACCAATATTGGATGTCATTATAATGATGGTATTCTTGAAATCGACTTTTCTGCCGAAGCTATCGGTAAGCTGTCCGTCGTCCAATACCTGAAGCAATAAATGGAATACATCGGGATGCGCTTTTTCAATTTCGTCGAGAAGCACTACCGAATAAGGTTTGCGTCTTACTTTTTCCGTCAGTTGTCCGCCTTCTTCATAACCCACGTATCCCGGAGGCGCTCCGATTAGTCTCGATATCGCAAATTTCTCCATGTACTCGCTCATATCAACGCGTATCATAGCTTCGTCCGAATCAAATAAATATTTTGAAAGGACTTTCGCCAGATAGGTTTTACCAACTCCGGTTGGACCGAGGAAAATAAAAGTACCAATGGGTTTGTTCGGATCTTTCAGTCCGGCGCGGTTCCGACGAATCGCTTTCACCACTTTCTTTATAGGGTCGTCCTGCCCGATAACCAATTTTCTCAGTTCGTCTTCCATGCCTATCAGGCGTGTGCTTTCGTTCTGAGCGATGCGCTGTGTGGGAACACCGGTCATCATGGCAACCACTTCCGCTACATTATCTTCGGTTACGGTTTCCAGATTAAGCTGCGATTCACTCAGCCATTTGCGTTTGGCCCGTTCCAGCTCATCAAGCAGCTTGCGCTCTTTATCGCGGAATTCGGCAGCTTCTTCGTATTTCTGACTTTCAATAGCCTTACGTTTGTTCTGCTTTGATTCCTCTATTTCTGCTTCAACCTTAATAATTTCTTCCGGAACGTGAATATTGGTGATATGTACGCGGGCACCGGCTTCGTCCATGGCATCTATAGCCTTATCGGGAAGACAGCGGTCGCTTACATAACGCATGGTCAGCGTAACACACGCTTTGATGGCTTCATCCGAATATTTCACCAGATGATGTTTCTCGTATTTTTCTTTAATCTTATAAAGTATCTCTGTTGTTTCTTCCGGAGAAGTTGCCTCAACCAGTACTTTCTGGAATCGGCGTTCCAGGGCGCCGTCTTTCTCAATATACTGCCTGTATTCGTCCAGCGTTGTTGCACCTATGCATTGAATATCTCCGCGTGCAAGGGCAGGCTTGAACATGTTGGACGCGTCGAGCGAACCCGATGCACCGCCTGCACCAACGATAGTGTGAATCTCGTCAATAAAAATAATGATGTCCTGATTCTTCTCCAGCTCGTTCAGAACGGCTTTCATGCGTTCTTCAAACTGTCCGCGGTATTTTGTTCCCGCCACCAATGACGCCAGATCGAGTGTTACCACGCGTTTGTCAAACAAGGCTCTGGAAACTTTACGCTGTACAATGCGCAGTGCCAGCCCTTCGGCAATGGCAGTTTTTCCAACGCCGGCTTCGCCTATGAGCACAGGATTGTTCTTTTTACGTCTGCTTAATATCTGTGCAATACGCTCAAGTTCCTTTTCGCGGCCCACTACAGGGTCGAGACGGTCTTCTTCGGCAAGTTTTGTAAGGTCGCGACCGAAATTGTCGAGCACCGGTGTTTTGGACTTGCTGTCAGTTACTTTTTTTGTTTCACCACCAAAAACACCTTCGTCGGGGTCATCACCACCGGGTGTACCGGGAATTTCATCTTTGGGGTCGAACTTTGTTTCGCCACTGGTCGAAATCAGATTCTTCAATTCTTCACGGATTTCCTCATACCGGATACCCATCTTACCAAGGGTTTTCGCCACAATATTCTCCTTTTCCTTTAAAATAGACAGCAGCAGATGCTCTGTCCCTATCATATCATTTTTAAAAACTTTTGCTTCCAGATACGTGATTTTAAGCACCCGTTCAGCCTGCTTTATCAAAGGTATATTTTCCACGTTCCTTTCTTTGGAAGTGGTTGATTTTACAGCCTTTTCAATGGATTTACGAAGCTCGGCCAAATCAACCTGAAGCAGCAAAAGCAGCTTCACGGCCATGCCTTCTCCTTCCCGTAGTATTCCAAGAAACAGGTGTTCAACACCTATGTAGTCATTGCCAAGTCTGATGGCCTCTTCACGGCTGAATGTTAGTACGTCTTTGACGCGTTGTGAGAATTTTGCTTCCATAATAGGGTAGAATGCTTATGCAAAGATACGGCAATTGCCTTCAGGTTCAAAATTATAAAATATCATCTTCCTGTACCTTTACGGCAGCGATAATTATCAACAGATTTCTGTTAGTAAGAAAATATGCCGAAAACTCCTTTTTTATTGTCTGAAAAAGTTTACTTTTGTACCCTTATCAAAAATATTTAATCACTTATCTTTGTTTGACTTAGTACTATTATGGCAGAAGGCAACAGAATTATTCAGGTAAACATTGAAGACCAGATGAAAACGGCCTACATTGATTACTCAATGTCGGTTATTGTTTCGCGCGCGCTACCTGATATCAGGGATGGACTCAAACCTGTACATCGCAGGGTTCTTTACGGTATGTATGATCTTGGTATTATGGCAAATAAGCCATATAAAAAATCTGCCAGGATAGTAGGGGAAGTGCTCGGTAAATATCACCCGCACGGCGATACCTCCGTTTATGACGCCATGGTACGTATGGCTCAGGAATGGTCGCTGCGCTATCCTCTGGTTGAAGGTCAGGGGAACTTTGGCTCCATCGACGGCGACAGCCCGGCTGCCATGCGATATACTGAAGCACGTTTTCAGAAGATTGCTGAAGAAATGCTGAACGATATTGATAAGAATACCGTAAAATTTCAGCTCAACTTTGATGATACACTCGAAGAACCTACCGTTCTTCCTGCCAAGATTCCGAATCTCCTTATTAACGGAGCTTCCGGTATTGCCGTTGGTATGGCCACCAATATGGCCCCCCATAACCTTTCGGAAGTGTGCGACGGCATTGTTGCCTATATCGACAATAACGACATCACCATTCCTGAACTGATGAAGTTCATCAAAGCGCCCGATTTTCCCACCGGCGGAACCATTTATGGCTATGAAGGTGTTAAAGAAGCATATGAAACCGGACGCGGTCGTATCGTTGTTCGCGGCGATGTAAACATTGAAGAAGAAAATGGTCGCGATCACCTTATCGTGTCTTCTATACCTTATCAGGTAAACAAAGCCGAGATGATCAAAAAAACCGCCGATCTGGTGGTCGATAAAAAAATTGAAGGCATTACCGATATCCGCGACGAATCCGATAAGAATGGAATCCGTATCGTATATGAACTTCGTAAAGATGCCATTTCAAACGTTGTTGTAAATAAACTGTACCAGCTTACTCAATTGCAGTCATCATTCAGCGTAAACAACATTGCACTGGTAAAAGGAAGGCCGCAAATGCTCAACCTCAAAATGCTGATTTCGCATTTTGTAGCTCACAGGCATGAAGTAATTACACTGCGCACTCAGTACGATCTGGAACAGGCTCAGAAAAGAGCACATATTCTTGAAGGATTGCTCATTGCACTTGACCATATCGATGAAGTGATTGCAATCATCCGTGCTGCTAAAACAGTTGATGAAGCTCGTACAGGACTCATGGAGAAATTTGCGTTGTCTGATATTCAGGCACGCGCCATTGTTGACATGCGTCTGCGCAGTCTCGTTGGTCTAGAACGCGAAAACCTCCAGAAAGAGTATAACGAACTGATGAAGCTTATTGAAGAGCTGCAAGGCATTTTATCTGATGAAGGAAAGCGCATGGAGATCATCAAAGCCGAAACGCTGGAAATGAAGGAAAAATACGGCGACGAACCCCGCACAGAGATTGTCTATGCCGCATCCGACTTCAAAATTGAAGATACCATAGCCGACGAAGAAGTGGTTATTACCATTTCACACATGGGATATATCAAACGTACACCGCTTGCCGAGTACAAAAGGCAGAACAGAGGTGGCCGCGGTTCCAAAGGCAGCGATATCCGCGATAACGACTTCCTGGAATACCTGTTTGTCGCCACCATGCACAATTATATGCTCTTCTTCACCGAGAAAGGCAAGTGCTTCTGGATGCGCGTTTTTGAAGTTCCCGAAGGAACCAAGGCATCGAAAGGCCGTGCGATACAAAACCTGATTAACCTGCCTCCCGATGATAAAGTAAAGGCATTCATCAATATAAAGAACCTTACGGATAAGGAGTACATAAAAGATAATTACATTATATTATGTACCAAGAAAGGCGTTATCAAAAAAACAACCCTCGAAGCCTATTCCAGACCACGCGTAAATGGTATCAATGCCATAACCGTCCGCGACGGAGATGAACTGCTGCAGGCACGTCTTACCAATGGAACCAATGAAGTGCTGATGGCATTGCGCTCAGGCAGGGCCATCCGTTTCAATGAATCCAAAGTGCGCCCCATGGGCCGCAACGCTTCCGGTGTAAGAGGAATTTCCCTTGCCAACGATAAAGATGAAGTAATCGGTATGATTTGCCTTGAAAGCAGCGAATACAACATTCTGGTTGTTTCCGAAAATGGTTATGGAAAGCGCTCTGAACTTGACGATTACCGAGTAACAAACCGTGGCGGAAAAGGGGTGAAGACCATCAATATCACTCCTAAAACCGGTGACCTGATTTCCATTCAGAATGTTCTGGAAACCCACGATTTAATGATTATCAACAAATCCGGTATTATCATCCGTATGGCTGTTTCCGATCTTAGAATTGTAGGTCGCGCAACGCAAGGGGTAAGGCTCATCAAACTGAACGACGATGATGCCATTGCCGCTATAGCCAAAGTTGATGTTAAAGAAGATGAGATAGAAATCGATGAAAACGCCGAAAATGCCGAGTTAATTGATGGTGTTGAAGGCGAAGAAACACATATTCCGGCTATTGATCCCGATATCGCAAATGAACCGGAAAGTGAAAAGGATGAATAATTTTTTTACTGTTGTGCCGTTTGGCAGATAAGTTGCTAATAGGAAAAATATATATTTGCATCAGATAAAAAATACAATCTTATAAACCACATTACAATGAGAAAAAGTGTTTTAACAATGGCTGCTATCCTGTGCGTATCAGGATTGTTCGCCCAACAGGCAAAGGTGGTAAGCGCATTTAATTACCTCAGAAACGGCCAGCTCGACAAAGCAAAACTCAACATTGATGAAGCAAGTAAAAATGATGCCACCAAAGGTTTGGCCAAAACATGGTTCTACCGCGGCAACATTTACCTGAACATTCATCTGACTACCAACAATAAATATAAAGGTCTCGATACCAATGCTCTGCAGGTTGCTTATGATTCATATCAAGCCGCTATTGCCATAGACCCGAATATTAGTAATGAAAATCTGGCACCTACATCGCCCATGCTGGGCCTGTTTGTAATTGGGGAACAGTATTACAACAAAGGGGTAGAGCTGTATAACGTGAAAAACTATACGGAAGCCATGACAAACTTTGAAATGACCAAGAAAATAAACACTATTTTCCAGATCAAAGATACTACCGCTACCTTCAATATTGCATTGTGCGCCCTCAACCTTAAGGATAATAAAAAGGCAAAAAGCTGCTTCGAAGAACTGATGAAGAATAACTACAAGCAGAGTATTGTATATACTTCTTTATCAGGAATATATAAAAACGAAGGAGATACGGTAAAAGCACTTGGTGTAATAGAAAAAGGACGTAAAATATTTCCTCAGGATTTGAATCTTATTATAGCTCAAATCAATATTTATCTGGCCCAGGGTAAGACAAAAGAAGCAAACGATTTGCTTGCTGTAGCGGTGAACAAAGATCCGAATAACCCGGCTTTGCACTTTGCAATTGGAGCCAATATGGACGAAGTAGGCAATTTCGCTGAAGCAGAAAAGTCTTACAAGAAAGCCATCGAACTGAAACCTGACTATTTTGATGCCTATTATAATCTGGGTGCGTTATATGTTAACAGTGCAGCATCTAAAATGGAAGAAGCAAATAAGCTGCCGTTAGGTGATGCAAAATACGATGAATTGAAAGCTGTAGCCGATAAATTGCTCACAGATGCAATTCCGGTGCTGGAAACTGCCGAAAGACTTCAGCCGACAGACAAGAACACATTGTTGACCCTGAAACAACTTTATGCACGCAAAAGCGATGCTGAGAATTTGAAAAGGGTTGAGGAGAAATTGAGCAAACTGAAATAGGAATAAATCGTTTGTTTTAATTCTGAGATTGAATTCAGGTATAAGAACTGAACGATAGAATCAATAGAAAAGGGAGAGTGGCCATAAACCATTCTCCTTCTTTTAGAAAAATGCTATTTAACATAATATAAATTATAGGACATATAAATATCCTTAAAACACACTATATCAATAGCATTTAGTCATTCGTTGATCCACCAACGGGTCGCTGCTAACCGGGCAATTTCTTTTAGCTTCTCGCTTTTACCCTTAAGCTTTAGCCTATCTTTCAACATACGACTTGTTTCATTTTTTTAACTCACGACTCTCGACTCTCGACTTTTTTGATTTTTTCGACTCTCGACTCTCGGCTCACGACTTACGACTATTTTTCGTATTTTTGACCAAACCTAAAACCACTACCCATGAAGAAGTTTTATAAGATTTTAAAATGGATTGCCTACATACTGGGCGGCATTTTTATTATAACTATGTTCTTCCCTTCTACGGCTCGCGTTGAACGCTCCATTGCCATCAAAGCTCCTGCTTCTGTTGTTTTCGACCAGGTTGGTGTGTTGAAGAACTGGCCGGCATGGTCACCCTGGCATAAGATTGACACTGCCATGAAACTGACTTACGAGGGTCCCGCATCAGGTGTTGGAGCAAAATACAGCTGGGAAAGTAAAAACGATAAGGTGGGCAGCGGCAGCATGACCACGACTACCTACACAAAAAACGACATCATTATATTTGAAATGACCGGTATGGGCGGCGAATCAACTACTACTTTTAAATTCGGAATAACCGATACAGCCGTGAACGTTACCTGGAATATTGAAACCAAGCTCGGCTATAACCCTATCAGTCGAATCATAGGACTATTCTTTGATAAAATGGTTGGGCCAGATTTTGAAAATGGCCTTAATAATCTAAAAGTTGTTTGCGAAAAAATGCCCAAAAATGCCATCGATGTATTGCAGACAAGCGTTCAGGAACAAGCTTATCTTTCTATACGCGAAACAGTTACTCCTGAAAATATCTCGGAACGCATGGGCGCCATTTATGGTGAGATAATGGCCTATATGAGCACCTGCGGTCTGAAGGCTGAAGGCTCACCGTTCGCAATATACCACACCTTCAGCGAAAAATCGTTTGACATGGAAGCAGGAATTCCCGTGAACAAAACCGGAAAATCCAAAGGGCGGATTATTGCAGGCACTATCAAGAAAGGCAATGCCGTAATGGCGAAATATTACGGAAAGTATCAGGGCACCGGTTTGGGCCATGCCAAGATTGATGAATTCATAAAAGCCAATAAACTGACGGTAATCGGCGCTCCTTGGGAAGTTTATGTTACCGATCCCGGAATTGAGAAAGATACCGCTAAGTGGCTCACCGAAATCTACTATCCGGTGAAATAATAAATGCGAATCACTCACTGAAAATTGATTTTTTCTTTCAGCCCCACCCTTAAAAAGTGGGGCTTTTTCTATTCACTTTCCTGAAAACAATCAAGTCATTTCACCTGAATCAAACGCGCTATTAGGCTTTTGGAACAGCCTGTGGTTCGGATGTATTTTTGACACGTTATAGATATTAAATTTTAGTGAGAAAATAATTGCATGATTTTAAATTCGAATTAGAGATAATTTACCTGAAAAACTGATTATTGTATGAATAAAAAACTACCCAAACTGCTCCTTCTTGTTTTGTGTTTTCTGGCGATTAATGCAAGTAGTCAGACGGTTAAAACGGTTGGTGGCGCAGGCGCAAACTACTCAACACTCAAGCAGGCTTTTGATGCAATAAATGCCGGTACCGTGAGCGGGACAATCACCCTGAAAATAACCGGCTCAACCACAGAAACAGCCTCTGCAATTTTAAATGCTACCGGCAGTGGAAGTGCAAGCTATAATTCAATTTTAATATTTCCGGCCGGTTCAGGATACATTATTGGAGGAAGTGTTGCGAACCCCTTAATCAGTTTGGTGGGCTCAACGAATGTGACTATTGATGGTCGGGTAAACCAGAGTGGCAGCACTAACCTTACGATACGAAATACAAATACGATTAGTACAGTTGCTTCAACCCTGTCATTTTCAAAATCCGCTACCGGAAATACAATAAGATACTGCAGCATCAACGGTTCATGCATCGGTTCCGGCAGTGCTATGATTTTATTCAGCACATCAACTGTGGGCAACGGTAATGACAATAACATAATTGAATATTGCTCTATAACGAATTCCGGTGGAAACCGACCGGTCAATACAGTTATGTTCTCAGGAAGTACAGGCCGTGAGAACAGCGGGAATATCATCAGAAACAATAATTTTTACGACTTTTTAAATCCTGCCACCGGCTCATACGGAATCCTCTTTTCATCAAATTCCCTCGACAATACTGTTACGGGAAACAGCTTTTATGAAACGACCGTTTTTGCACCTCAGGGTGCCAATACCTATAATCCTATCAGGGCATCTTTGCAAGGCATGCAGACTATTAGTGAAAATTATATAGGTGGAAGCGCTCCGCAGTGTGCAGGCAATCCCTGGATTATTAACGCCAATACTGCAAGTTATTTCTGTGCAGTCTTTGTGTCAGGCGGTGCTACAACTCCCGCAATTGTTCAGGGCAATATTATCAGAAATATTAATTGTACGAGCGTTGAGGATAATCCATGGGACGGTATATTCATAAACGCCGGTAATGTTGATGTAACAGGCAATATTATCGGGGATTCCACGGGAACAGGTTCAATCGTTGTAACCACACCTCTTCCCTCGGCTACTGCTACAATTAGTGGAGGTGCCGTTACCGCAGTTACCATGCTTGGCGGCGGTACAGGTTACACCACTCCTCCTGCCGTTACTTTTTCAGTTTCGGGAAGTACTACGTCGGCAACAGCTACTGCCATAATTGATGGAACGGGCAAGGTTACGGGTATTACCGTCAACAGTGGCGGAGCGGGTTATACGGGCATTCCAAACGTTGTGTTCGACGGACAGACAAACGGTTATTCAACATCTCACGGTATTCTGAATGCCAGCAGCGGAATTGTTAATGTCTTGAATAACACCGTTGGTTCTGTTACAACAGTCAGTTCA
It encodes:
- a CDS encoding SRPBCC family protein — encoded protein: MKKFYKILKWIAYILGGIFIITMFFPSTARVERSIAIKAPASVVFDQVGVLKNWPAWSPWHKIDTAMKLTYEGPASGVGAKYSWESKNDKVGSGSMTTTTYTKNDIIIFEMTGMGGESTTTFKFGITDTAVNVTWNIETKLGYNPISRIIGLFFDKMVGPDFENGLNNLKVVCEKMPKNAIDVLQTSVQEQAYLSIRETVTPENISERMGAIYGEIMAYMSTCGLKAEGSPFAIYHTFSEKSFDMEAGIPVNKTGKSKGRIIAGTIKKGNAVMAKYYGKYQGTGLGHAKIDEFIKANKLTVIGAPWEVYVTDPGIEKDTAKWLTEIYYPVK
- a CDS encoding ATP-dependent Clp protease ATP-binding subunit; translation: MEAKFSQRVKDVLTFSREEAIRLGNDYIGVEHLFLGILREGEGMAVKLLLLLQVDLAELRKSIEKAVKSTTSKERNVENIPLIKQAERVLKITYLEAKVFKNDMIGTEHLLLSILKEKENIVAKTLGKMGIRYEEIREELKNLISTSGETKFDPKDEIPGTPGGDDPDEGVFGGETKKVTDSKSKTPVLDNFGRDLTKLAEEDRLDPVVGREKELERIAQILSRRKKNNPVLIGEAGVGKTAIAEGLALRIVQRKVSRALFDKRVVTLDLASLVAGTKYRGQFEERMKAVLNELEKNQDIIIFIDEIHTIVGAGGASGSLDASNMFKPALARGDIQCIGATTLDEYRQYIEKDGALERRFQKVLVEATSPEETTEILYKIKEKYEKHHLVKYSDEAIKACVTLTMRYVSDRCLPDKAIDAMDEAGARVHITNIHVPEEIIKVEAEIEESKQNKRKAIESQKYEEAAEFRDKERKLLDELERAKRKWLSESQLNLETVTEDNVAEVVAMMTGVPTQRIAQNESTRLIGMEDELRKLVIGQDDPIKKVVKAIRRNRAGLKDPNKPIGTFIFLGPTGVGKTYLAKVLSKYLFDSDEAMIRVDMSEYMEKFAISRLIGAPPGYVGYEEGGQLTEKVRRKPYSVVLLDEIEKAHPDVFHLLLQVLDDGQLTDSFGRKVDFKNTIIIMTSNIGSRQLKEFGSGVGFNTTSKESNKSGYQRSVIENALKKAFAPEFLNRIDDVVVFDDIKREDIHRIIDIELSYLEERVKSMGFKLKVTTKAKDLIVDKGWDPNFGARPLKRAIQKYIEDVLAEEIIKSKLNPGDVIGIDYNEKKEEMEIKITEAKKAGKDKD
- the gyrA gene encoding DNA gyrase subunit A, with the protein product MAEGNRIIQVNIEDQMKTAYIDYSMSVIVSRALPDIRDGLKPVHRRVLYGMYDLGIMANKPYKKSARIVGEVLGKYHPHGDTSVYDAMVRMAQEWSLRYPLVEGQGNFGSIDGDSPAAMRYTEARFQKIAEEMLNDIDKNTVKFQLNFDDTLEEPTVLPAKIPNLLINGASGIAVGMATNMAPHNLSEVCDGIVAYIDNNDITIPELMKFIKAPDFPTGGTIYGYEGVKEAYETGRGRIVVRGDVNIEEENGRDHLIVSSIPYQVNKAEMIKKTADLVVDKKIEGITDIRDESDKNGIRIVYELRKDAISNVVVNKLYQLTQLQSSFSVNNIALVKGRPQMLNLKMLISHFVAHRHEVITLRTQYDLEQAQKRAHILEGLLIALDHIDEVIAIIRAAKTVDEARTGLMEKFALSDIQARAIVDMRLRSLVGLERENLQKEYNELMKLIEELQGILSDEGKRMEIIKAETLEMKEKYGDEPRTEIVYAASDFKIEDTIADEEVVITISHMGYIKRTPLAEYKRQNRGGRGSKGSDIRDNDFLEYLFVATMHNYMLFFTEKGKCFWMRVFEVPEGTKASKGRAIQNLINLPPDDKVKAFINIKNLTDKEYIKDNYIILCTKKGVIKKTTLEAYSRPRVNGINAITVRDGDELLQARLTNGTNEVLMALRSGRAIRFNESKVRPMGRNASGVRGISLANDKDEVIGMICLESSEYNILVVSENGYGKRSELDDYRVTNRGGKGVKTINITPKTGDLISIQNVLETHDLMIINKSGIIIRMAVSDLRIVGRATQGVRLIKLNDDDAIAAIAKVDVKEDEIEIDENAENAELIDGVEGEETHIPAIDPDIANEPESEKDE
- a CDS encoding M48 family metallopeptidase; its protein translation is MISPESIFIIITIIICFNYLLDRFLDYLNSKRWSKSLPAELAGIYDAEKYEKSQRYLKVNNKFGQISGGFSFLIMLLMLFLGGFAVVDSWTVLISANVIVSALVFFGILAFASDLLSLPFSLYHVFVIEQNFGFNRTSGFTFLMDKIKGWLLGLLIGGGIGALVIWIYTLSENWFWLIAWAVVTAFMIFMNMFYSSLIVPLFNKQTPLPEGELRTAIEDFSMNVGFKLANIYVIDGSKRSRKANAYFAGLGPRKRIVLYDTLINDHTVPELVAVLAHEIGHYKKKHTLNGLLISVAETGLMLYLLGLFLSLPEISMALGGKAASFHMGALGFALLYSPFSMLLSLATNYISRKHEYAADRYAGTHYDAEALKSALKKLSVNNLSNLNPHPAYVFFHYSHPTLLQRLKALDTVAPNQTGSLKSS
- a CDS encoding tetratricopeptide repeat protein → MRKSVLTMAAILCVSGLFAQQAKVVSAFNYLRNGQLDKAKLNIDEASKNDATKGLAKTWFYRGNIYLNIHLTTNNKYKGLDTNALQVAYDSYQAAIAIDPNISNENLAPTSPMLGLFVIGEQYYNKGVELYNVKNYTEAMTNFEMTKKINTIFQIKDTTATFNIALCALNLKDNKKAKSCFEELMKNNYKQSIVYTSLSGIYKNEGDTVKALGVIEKGRKIFPQDLNLIIAQINIYLAQGKTKEANDLLAVAVNKDPNNPALHFAIGANMDEVGNFAEAEKSYKKAIELKPDYFDAYYNLGALYVNSAASKMEEANKLPLGDAKYDELKAVADKLLTDAIPVLETAERLQPTDKNTLLTLKQLYARKSDAENLKRVEEKLSKLK